The Opitutales bacterium ASA1 genome window below encodes:
- a CDS encoding UpxY family transcription antiterminator yields MITDFGATTEPMPPSPGGVPGAFEPDIPPEDLPRWLVAHTKPRCEKKFSHLMTMEKFEHELPLVTSVRRYRTQTKRFTKPLFPSYVFVNVRPTLRTRLFQQDLLVRTISVENQPLFVTQLEAIRAVIASGLELSLTPPLEKGTRVRITGGALFGVHGVVDDPKHPKGVVVSVDVLRQGVLVRIDPTLLEIVED; encoded by the coding sequence ATGATCACCGACTTCGGAGCCACGACTGAACCGATGCCGCCTTCGCCTGGAGGAGTCCCCGGTGCCTTCGAACCGGACATCCCACCCGAAGACCTTCCGAGATGGTTGGTCGCGCACACCAAGCCGCGGTGCGAGAAGAAGTTTTCCCATCTCATGACGATGGAAAAGTTCGAGCACGAGCTGCCACTGGTCACCAGCGTTCGACGCTACCGCACGCAGACGAAGCGGTTCACCAAGCCGCTCTTTCCGAGCTACGTCTTCGTCAACGTCCGGCCCACGCTTCGGACGCGCCTCTTCCAGCAGGATCTGCTCGTCCGTACCATCTCGGTCGAAAACCAACCGTTGTTCGTCACCCAGCTCGAAGCCATTCGCGCCGTCATCGCTTCGGGTTTGGAACTCTCGCTCACCCCGCCACTCGAGAAAGGCACGCGCGTCCGCATCACGGGCGGTGCGCTCTTCGGTGTTCACGGCGTGGTCGACGACCCCAAACACCCCAAGGGCGTCGTCGTCTCCGTCGACGTACTGCGACAAGGCGTGCTCGTCCGCATCGATCCCACGCTGCTCGAGATCGTCGAGGACTAA
- a CDS encoding sorbosone dehydrogenase family protein, which yields MKLPQGSLLVLALVASVSATAAASLPTPDADNGAITLPDGFGAVVVADDLGPLRFIAVRDNGDVYAKTRREGIIALRDTDGDGKADQRAVFGEGGGTGIAIRDGWLFHSTDSEIFRYRLEPGALAPTRGPERVVTGLPDRRQHAAKAFAFGGDGMLYAEIGSPSNALGIPDRQRGATGSSPEQIAEFLAEFGGFWRFDPNGRDQTPSKDNHFSTGHRHVLSVAWNPVAEALFIVQHGRDQLNSIAPDFYSAKDNAELPAEEMHILREGANYGWPTTYWDPIRKARMLAPEYGGDKTKRAPEAGFPDPLVAFPAHWAPMQMAFNTGSQFPEKYRNGAFVAFHGSWNRAPEPQRGYQVAFAPVGADGMPTGAYETFADGFAGAEEIANPRDARFRPCGLAFGPDGSLYVADSQKGRVWRIFHLGR from the coding sequence ATGAAACTCCCCCAAGGCTCGCTCCTCGTTCTCGCGCTCGTCGCGAGTGTTTCCGCCACGGCGGCGGCATCGCTGCCTACGCCAGACGCCGACAACGGCGCGATCACGCTGCCGGACGGCTTTGGTGCCGTGGTGGTGGCGGACGATTTGGGGCCCTTGCGGTTCATCGCGGTGCGCGACAACGGCGACGTCTATGCCAAGACGCGGCGCGAGGGGATCATCGCTCTGCGCGATACCGACGGGGACGGCAAGGCTGACCAGCGTGCGGTCTTCGGTGAAGGCGGCGGCACGGGCATCGCGATTCGCGACGGCTGGTTGTTTCATTCGACCGACAGCGAGATCTTCCGTTACCGGCTGGAGCCGGGTGCGCTCGCGCCGACGCGTGGGCCGGAGCGGGTGGTGACGGGCCTCCCGGATCGGAGGCAGCACGCGGCCAAGGCGTTCGCGTTCGGCGGCGACGGCATGCTCTACGCGGAGATTGGATCGCCTTCCAACGCGCTCGGTATCCCCGATCGTCAGCGTGGGGCGACAGGGAGCAGCCCCGAGCAGATCGCGGAGTTCTTGGCGGAATTCGGAGGTTTCTGGCGCTTCGATCCGAACGGTCGCGACCAGACGCCTTCGAAGGACAATCACTTCTCGACCGGTCACCGGCACGTGCTTTCGGTCGCGTGGAACCCGGTGGCCGAGGCGCTCTTCATCGTGCAACACGGTCGCGACCAATTGAACAGCATCGCGCCCGATTTCTACTCGGCGAAGGACAATGCCGAGTTGCCGGCGGAGGAGATGCACATCCTGCGAGAAGGGGCCAATTACGGCTGGCCGACGACCTACTGGGACCCGATTCGCAAGGCTCGGATGCTCGCGCCGGAGTATGGTGGCGACAAGACCAAGCGGGCGCCGGAAGCCGGCTTCCCCGATCCGCTCGTGGCGTTCCCGGCGCATTGGGCACCGATGCAGATGGCGTTCAATACCGGTTCGCAGTTTCCCGAGAAGTACCGCAACGGGGCCTTCGTCGCGTTTCACGGTTCGTGGAACCGTGCGCCTGAACCGCAGCGTGGGTATCAGGTGGCGTTCGCGCCGGTCGGGGCAGATGGCATGCCGACGGGGGCGTACGAGACCTTCGCGGACGGTTTCGCCGGGGCGGAGGAGATCGCGAATCCGCGTGATGCGCGTTTCCGGCCGTGCGGACTGGCGTTCGGACCGGACGGGTCGCTCTACGTGGCGGACTCGCAGAAAGGGCGCGTGTGGCGGATCTTTCATCTCGGACGATGA
- the glpK_2 gene encoding glycerol kinase GlpK: MFVLALDQSTSATKALLFDAEGRVHDREAREHRQYYPEPGWVEHDADEIWRNTLHVLGTVARRAGERVSRIAALSITNQRETIVLFERGSGKPVHPAIVWQDRRGDALCTAQATAGREAALHRKTGLKLDAYFSASKVQWLLREHADLRDRVERGEVLVGTIDAYLVHRLTGGKVFATDHTNASRTLLFDIVRLDWDDELCTWWDVPRHALPEVRESTARFGETTLEGVLAAPLPICGVMGDSQASLFAQRCYAPGTVKATFGTGSSLMLNIGAYPKFSDKGVVTALAWVHGGVPTYAFEGIVIAAASTLTWLRDQLGVFSGAAEIEALAESVPDSGGVAIVPAFSGLGLPYWNAAARGAIVGLSAHSDRRHLARAAIESIALQVMDALEAMRAEVGLELRELCADGGPTANRLLMQLTADLTGVVVRAAEAPDCSPLGAAMAGMLGMGIHASLDVLAALPHGAAAYEPRGDREPIAVLLRTWRDAIARVTAVPERP, encoded by the coding sequence ATGTTCGTCCTCGCCCTCGACCAAAGCACCTCGGCGACCAAGGCGCTGCTCTTCGACGCCGAAGGGCGCGTGCACGATCGCGAGGCGCGCGAGCATCGGCAGTATTATCCCGAGCCGGGGTGGGTGGAACACGACGCGGACGAAATCTGGCGCAACACGCTGCACGTGCTCGGCACGGTCGCACGACGTGCGGGCGAACGCGTTTCGCGCATCGCTGCACTGAGCATCACCAACCAGCGGGAGACGATCGTGCTCTTCGAGCGGGGTTCGGGGAAACCCGTGCATCCAGCGATCGTCTGGCAGGATCGGCGCGGCGACGCGCTCTGCACCGCGCAGGCGACCGCCGGACGCGAGGCGGCTTTGCATCGGAAAACGGGTCTGAAGCTCGACGCGTATTTCTCCGCTTCGAAGGTGCAGTGGCTCCTGCGAGAGCATGCGGACTTGCGTGACCGCGTGGAGCGCGGCGAGGTGCTGGTCGGCACGATCGACGCGTATCTCGTTCATCGGCTCACGGGAGGGAAGGTCTTCGCCACCGATCACACCAATGCCAGCCGGACGCTGCTCTTCGACATCGTGCGTCTGGATTGGGACGACGAACTTTGCACGTGGTGGGATGTGCCGCGGCACGCCCTGCCCGAGGTGCGCGAGAGCACGGCGCGTTTCGGAGAGACCACCCTCGAGGGCGTGCTCGCCGCGCCGCTGCCGATCTGCGGCGTGATGGGAGACTCGCAGGCCTCGCTCTTCGCCCAACGCTGTTACGCGCCGGGAACGGTGAAGGCCACCTTCGGCACGGGCTCCTCGCTCATGCTCAACATCGGGGCGTATCCGAAATTCTCCGACAAGGGCGTCGTCACGGCTCTGGCGTGGGTGCACGGCGGCGTGCCGACTTACGCCTTCGAGGGTATCGTGATCGCGGCGGCGTCGACGCTCACGTGGTTGCGCGATCAGCTCGGCGTTTTTTCCGGTGCGGCCGAGATCGAGGCGCTGGCGGAGTCGGTGCCGGACAGCGGCGGTGTCGCGATCGTGCCGGCGTTTTCGGGGTTGGGTCTGCCGTACTGGAACGCGGCTGCTCGTGGCGCGATCGTCGGCCTTTCGGCGCACAGCGACCGACGGCATCTCGCGCGAGCCGCGATCGAATCGATAGCGCTGCAGGTGATGGACGCGCTGGAGGCGATGCGCGCGGAGGTCGGGCTGGAGTTGCGGGAGTTGTGCGCCGACGGCGGACCGACGGCGAACCGGCTGTTGATGCAGCTCACGGCCGACCTCACCGGCGTGGTGGTGCGAGCGGCGGAGGCTCCGGACTGTTCGCCGCTCGGTGCGGCGATGGCCGGCATGCTCGGGATGGGTATTCACGCATCGCTCGACGTGCTCGCGGCACTGCCGCACGGCGCCGCGGCTTACGAGCCGCGAGGGGATCGGGAGCCGATCGCGGTACTTCTGCGCACGTGGCGGGACGCCATCGCGCGGGTGACGGCCGTGCCGGAGCGACCTTGA
- a CDS encoding TonB-dependent receptor, whose protein sequence is MGGVLFAGVFRMGAIAADEGHDATLPAFVVTATREGVPADELAVVVDRYGVDALDPAAVLAIDEALSDSAAFSLFRRSSSVSANPTAQGVSLRNIGPSGASRSLVLFDGVPLNDPFGGWVAWSKLPRANLGAVEIVRGGGGSAWGGAALSGVVQVMSSEVAETTRITGEIGAFGTRRVEAVTGASFGVSERAEVRVGGRWLASDGFFALRGEDRGPIDRSLDLRHTLVHGDLDIALGERWSVRVGGRYFDEERGNGTPFQRNASEETAAHMRLRGELRPGVVATVVGYAQSQRFESGFSAVNAMRTQETPSLDQFDVPATAQGLGATLAWGGAEVGRFTAGIDLRQVRGETREAFLWGANGFQRLRFAGGSQQSGGAFVVHHREWGDGLFLTAGLRVDHWRDFDGHRRETNSTTGATLRDESFATRDGWEWSPSLGVVRHVGERWRVRGQAYRAFRAPTLNERYRPFRVGNVATEANPALAIETLDGVEVGVDWSAGSWTVSGGLFAVRLDDAVANVTLSSTPALVQRQRDNLERVVVHGFEAQASWRVTSRLSLRGDLLLSRAEVREASRAPGLVGARLPQTPESVVTGRVLWQSERGFRAEAAVRAVSAQFEDDANSLRLPAATVIDLHVSWPVGVGGRIYFAADNLSDEDVTVGSVADGRFSFDAPRRVRAGVEWVF, encoded by the coding sequence ATGGGCGGCGTGCTCTTTGCGGGCGTGTTTCGGATGGGAGCGATCGCGGCGGACGAGGGGCACGATGCGACATTGCCGGCGTTCGTCGTGACGGCGACCCGCGAGGGCGTGCCGGCCGACGAGCTGGCGGTCGTCGTGGATCGCTACGGCGTGGATGCGCTGGATCCGGCGGCGGTGTTGGCGATCGACGAGGCATTGAGCGACTCGGCGGCGTTCAGCCTGTTTCGGCGCAGCAGCAGCGTGTCGGCGAATCCGACGGCGCAGGGTGTCTCGTTGCGCAATATCGGGCCGAGTGGGGCGAGCCGTTCGCTCGTGCTGTTCGACGGCGTGCCGCTCAACGATCCTTTCGGGGGTTGGGTGGCGTGGTCGAAACTCCCGCGAGCGAACCTCGGTGCGGTCGAGATCGTGCGGGGTGGCGGCGGTTCGGCGTGGGGTGGAGCGGCGCTGAGCGGAGTGGTACAGGTGATGTCGTCCGAAGTCGCGGAGACGACCAGGATCACGGGCGAAATCGGGGCGTTCGGGACGCGGCGGGTGGAAGCGGTGACCGGTGCGAGTTTTGGGGTGTCTGAACGCGCCGAGGTCCGGGTCGGCGGTCGATGGTTGGCGAGCGACGGTTTCTTCGCGTTGCGCGGTGAAGATCGGGGGCCGATCGATCGGTCGCTCGATCTGCGTCACACCCTCGTGCACGGCGATCTCGATATCGCCCTGGGCGAGCGTTGGAGCGTGCGTGTCGGCGGCAGATATTTCGACGAAGAGCGAGGAAACGGCACGCCGTTTCAGAGAAACGCCTCCGAGGAGACGGCCGCGCACATGCGGTTGCGGGGCGAGTTGCGGCCCGGCGTGGTGGCGACCGTCGTGGGCTACGCGCAGTCGCAGCGTTTCGAGAGTGGGTTCAGCGCGGTGAACGCGATGCGGACGCAGGAGACGCCTTCGCTGGATCAGTTCGACGTGCCGGCCACGGCACAAGGTCTGGGAGCGACGCTCGCATGGGGCGGCGCGGAGGTGGGGCGCTTCACGGCCGGAATCGATTTACGTCAGGTGCGCGGGGAGACGCGGGAGGCGTTCCTCTGGGGTGCAAACGGATTTCAGCGGCTGCGGTTCGCCGGCGGTTCGCAGCAGTCTGGTGGAGCCTTCGTCGTGCACCACCGCGAGTGGGGCGACGGCTTGTTTCTCACGGCGGGGTTGCGCGTGGACCATTGGCGCGACTTCGATGGGCATCGGCGGGAGACGAACTCGACCACGGGTGCGACTCTGCGGGACGAGAGCTTCGCGACGCGCGACGGCTGGGAATGGAGCCCTTCGTTGGGAGTCGTGCGGCACGTGGGCGAGCGCTGGAGAGTGCGCGGTCAGGCGTATCGCGCATTTCGAGCACCGACGCTCAACGAGCGCTACCGGCCGTTTCGCGTGGGCAACGTCGCGACCGAGGCCAATCCAGCGCTGGCGATCGAGACGCTCGACGGCGTGGAGGTGGGCGTCGACTGGTCGGCCGGATCTTGGACGGTTTCCGGAGGGCTCTTCGCGGTGCGATTGGACGACGCGGTGGCGAACGTGACGCTCTCGTCGACCCCGGCCCTCGTGCAGCGTCAGCGCGACAATCTCGAGCGGGTCGTGGTGCACGGCTTCGAGGCCCAAGCGTCATGGAGGGTGACGTCGCGACTCAGTCTGCGGGGCGATCTCTTGCTCAGTCGCGCGGAAGTGCGCGAGGCCTCCCGAGCACCCGGCTTGGTGGGAGCTAGACTGCCGCAAACTCCGGAATCGGTGGTGACAGGACGGGTCCTCTGGCAGTCCGAACGCGGCTTCCGGGCCGAGGCGGCCGTGCGTGCGGTGAGTGCACAATTCGAGGACGACGCGAACTCGCTGCGGCTTCCTGCGGCGACCGTGATCGATCTGCACGTGTCTTGGCCGGTGGGCGTCGGCGGGCGGATCTACTTCGCGGCGGACAATCTCTCCGACGAGGACGTTACGGTCGGATCGGTCGCAGATGGGCGATTCTCGTTCGATGCTCCGCGTCGGGTGCGGGCGGGCGTCGAGTGGGTTTTCTAG
- a CDS encoding FecR family protein encodes MRDEELRPIPAEDDEVEAAAAAWLAQRDAGFSSAQRREFEAWLEAERRNREAFARLERTWNTLQRLKEFRREAIASPARTVGDAERRPLRRLHPLPAMAATAAMAMLVWWFVSGREEVGATLVATASGEIEQVTLPDGSIADVNADSQLRVDYSPASRDVHLLRGEAHFSVVKDRARPFRVFAAGVSVRAVGTAFNVRIERDDVSVLVTEGRVEVEEETPPWTAVEEVAHETPRRVSVPVLEAGDRFTVRRPKDTSAAPAVVVERLEQAAIREALAWQESRFAFLDMPLGDLVARFNAENRVQVELVDPELAALPVGGSFRASNLEGFLRLLASDGEIVVDASDPDRIRLRANSSEQTRE; translated from the coding sequence GTGAGGGACGAAGAACTTCGACCGATCCCGGCCGAGGACGACGAGGTGGAGGCCGCAGCCGCTGCGTGGCTCGCGCAGCGCGACGCGGGATTCTCTTCGGCACAGCGGAGAGAATTCGAAGCATGGCTCGAGGCGGAGCGTCGGAACCGTGAAGCGTTCGCGCGTCTGGAGCGGACATGGAACACGTTGCAGCGTCTGAAGGAGTTTCGTAGGGAGGCGATCGCGTCGCCGGCGCGGACGGTCGGCGATGCCGAGCGACGCCCCCTTCGGCGCCTCCATCCTTTGCCCGCCATGGCCGCGACCGCTGCGATGGCAATGCTCGTGTGGTGGTTCGTGTCGGGCCGCGAAGAGGTCGGCGCGACACTCGTCGCGACGGCATCGGGCGAAATCGAACAAGTGACGCTGCCGGACGGCTCCATCGCGGACGTGAATGCGGACTCGCAATTGCGGGTGGACTACTCGCCCGCGTCGCGAGACGTGCATCTGCTGCGCGGCGAAGCCCATTTCAGCGTCGTGAAGGATCGCGCGCGTCCGTTTCGCGTGTTCGCGGCCGGAGTGTCCGTTCGTGCGGTGGGTACCGCCTTCAATGTGCGCATCGAGCGCGACGACGTCTCCGTGCTCGTGACCGAGGGACGTGTGGAGGTGGAAGAGGAAACCCCGCCGTGGACCGCGGTCGAAGAGGTCGCGCACGAGACTCCCCGCCGCGTTTCCGTACCCGTGTTGGAGGCGGGAGACCGATTCACCGTGCGTCGACCGAAGGATACGTCCGCGGCTCCAGCGGTCGTGGTCGAACGGCTCGAGCAGGCCGCGATCCGCGAGGCCCTCGCGTGGCAGGAGTCGCGTTTTGCCTTTCTGGACATGCCGCTCGGCGATCTCGTGGCGCGCTTCAACGCGGAGAACCGTGTCCAAGTGGAATTGGTCGATCCGGAGCTGGCGGCATTGCCCGTGGGAGGCAGTTTTCGCGCGAGCAATCTCGAGGGTTTCCTGCGGCTGCTCGCGAGCGACGGAGAAATCGTCGTCGATGCGTCCGATCCCGATCGGATCCGGCTGAGAGCGAACTCGTCCGAGCAGACGCGCGAGTGA
- a CDS encoding transketolase gives MTDHQLALHAVALRRRMLRLIHHAGAGHTGGGLSCLDILNVLYNRILRVAPETVDDPGRDRYVQSKGHCVEALYAVMSARGYFPDTDLDTVCRYGSYYVGHPTRKIRGMEMNTGALGHGLPICVGMALAAKHDAADWRVFTLLGDGELAEGSNWEAALAAAHYGLDNLVAVLDHNTLQITGHTREVMSNEPLDEKWRAFGWEVRRVDGHDYAALTHAITAPHPGKPLFVVADTVKGKGVSFMENVGKWHHGVPSDEELARAIAELDATEARLQEVSA, from the coding sequence ATGACCGATCATCAACTCGCGCTCCACGCCGTCGCGCTGCGCCGACGGATGTTGCGCCTCATCCACCACGCCGGAGCCGGCCACACCGGCGGAGGGTTGTCGTGTCTCGACATCCTCAACGTGCTCTACAACCGCATCCTTCGCGTCGCGCCGGAGACCGTCGACGATCCCGGCCGCGACCGTTACGTGCAGAGCAAGGGTCATTGCGTGGAGGCGCTCTACGCCGTGATGAGCGCGCGTGGTTATTTTCCGGATACGGACCTCGACACGGTGTGCCGCTACGGCTCGTACTACGTCGGACATCCCACGCGAAAGATCCGCGGCATGGAAATGAACACCGGCGCGCTCGGTCACGGGTTGCCGATCTGCGTCGGCATGGCCTTGGCGGCGAAGCACGACGCGGCCGACTGGCGAGTCTTCACGCTGCTCGGCGACGGCGAACTCGCGGAGGGTTCCAACTGGGAGGCCGCGCTCGCCGCCGCGCACTACGGCTTGGACAACCTCGTCGCCGTGCTCGACCACAATACCCTCCAAATCACCGGGCACACACGTGAAGTCATGTCCAACGAACCGCTCGACGAAAAGTGGCGCGCCTTCGGTTGGGAGGTGCGGCGCGTGGACGGTCACGACTACGCGGCCCTCACGCACGCGATCACCGCGCCGCATCCGGGCAAGCCGCTCTTCGTCGTCGCCGACACGGTGAAAGGCAAGGGCGTGAGCTTCATGGAAAACGTCGGCAAGTGGCACCACGGCGTGCCGTCCGACGAGGAACTCGCGCGCGCCATCGCCGAGCTCGACGCCACCGAGGCGCGTTTGCAGGAGGTGTCGGCATGA
- a CDS encoding GDP-mannose 4,6-dehydratase: MILVTGAAGFIGSHLVDRLLADGHEVLGLDDFDPFYPAETKRENLRDASKHPRFRLIDADLCEPETWTDLAEILESRCRCIVHLAAKAGVRPSLADPIGYHATNLTGTLRLLEFARHHGNPHVVLASSSSVYGVNSRVPWREDDHDLQPISPYASSKLAMEQAARVYASAYGQRIVALRFFTVYGPRQRPDLAIAKFARRMRAGLPIPVFGDGSTRRDYTFVDDIVDGIVRAMRYDASPFEVINLGNHRTVSLREMIDTLADVFGIDPILEELPPQTGDVPQTWADVTRASRLLGWKPKTDFASGIRAYKSWLDTCREQGAKAPSELVP, from the coding sequence ATGATTCTGGTCACCGGTGCCGCAGGTTTCATTGGTTCGCATCTCGTCGATCGGCTTCTCGCGGACGGCCACGAGGTTCTCGGTTTGGACGACTTCGATCCGTTTTATCCGGCGGAAACAAAACGCGAGAACCTCCGCGACGCGTCCAAACATCCACGCTTCCGACTGATCGATGCGGATCTGTGCGAACCCGAGACGTGGACGGATCTGGCGGAAATCTTGGAAAGTCGATGCCGCTGCATCGTCCATCTTGCCGCCAAGGCCGGTGTGCGACCCTCGCTCGCAGATCCGATCGGGTACCATGCGACAAACCTCACCGGCACGCTGCGCTTGCTCGAGTTCGCGCGCCACCACGGCAACCCGCACGTGGTGCTCGCGAGTTCGTCCAGCGTCTACGGCGTCAACTCCCGCGTGCCGTGGCGCGAGGATGATCACGACCTCCAGCCCATCAGCCCGTACGCCAGCAGTAAGCTGGCGATGGAGCAGGCCGCCCGCGTCTATGCGAGTGCCTACGGACAGCGCATCGTGGCCCTGCGCTTCTTCACCGTCTACGGCCCACGGCAACGACCCGATCTCGCCATCGCGAAGTTCGCCCGCCGCATGCGTGCCGGCCTTCCGATCCCCGTCTTCGGTGACGGTTCCACCCGACGCGACTACACGTTCGTGGACGACATCGTGGACGGCATCGTGCGCGCCATGCGCTACGACGCTTCACCCTTCGAGGTGATCAACCTCGGCAACCACCGCACCGTGAGCCTGCGCGAGATGATCGATACCTTGGCCGACGTCTTCGGTATCGATCCGATCCTCGAGGAACTGCCTCCGCAGACCGGAGACGTGCCGCAGACGTGGGCCGACGTGACGCGCGCATCGCGGTTGCTCGGCTGGAAACCGAAGACCGATTTCGCGAGCGGCATCCGCGCCTACAAGTCGTGGTTGGACACCTGTCGCGAACAAGGCGCCAAGGCACCGAGCGAGTTAGTCCCTTGA
- a CDS encoding transketolase family protein: MSAPAPSMFTPAATAMLARLGMKKGRANLDVFAETLQEIASANRDVLAVTSDSRGSGKLAPFGKALPRQIVEVGIAEQNLVGITAGLAACGKKAFGVSPACFLTARSLEQIKNDVCYSDVPAVLVGISAGVSYGALGSTHHSLHDFAVLRAIHNITIVAPADNAETREAVRWAATANRPIYLRFGKAAMYDLHGSSGMRFEPGRAITLCDGRDVAFLATGETVVHARLAAALLAERGISTRVVDLPTVKPLDEAAVLAAGRECRAVVTVEEHMVHGGLGEACAALLLQAGVRSAFRIVGIQDEDTVTGAQADIFRHYGISMEGLAETALALLGTGAQG; the protein is encoded by the coding sequence ATGAGTGCGCCCGCTCCTTCGATGTTCACCCCCGCGGCCACCGCGATGCTCGCGAGGCTCGGGATGAAGAAGGGTCGTGCGAATCTCGACGTATTCGCGGAAACCCTACAGGAAATCGCGTCCGCGAATCGCGACGTCCTCGCGGTCACGAGCGACTCGCGCGGCTCCGGCAAGCTCGCTCCGTTCGGCAAGGCGTTGCCGCGGCAGATCGTGGAGGTCGGCATCGCCGAGCAGAACCTCGTCGGCATCACCGCCGGGCTGGCGGCGTGCGGCAAGAAGGCCTTCGGCGTGTCGCCGGCGTGCTTCCTCACTGCGCGTTCGCTCGAGCAGATCAAGAACGACGTCTGCTACTCCGACGTGCCTGCCGTGCTCGTGGGCATCAGCGCCGGCGTGAGCTACGGCGCGCTCGGCAGCACTCATCACTCGTTGCACGATTTCGCGGTTCTGCGTGCGATCCACAACATCACGATCGTCGCGCCGGCGGACAACGCGGAGACGCGCGAAGCCGTGCGCTGGGCCGCGACCGCGAACCGCCCCATCTACCTGCGCTTCGGCAAGGCGGCGATGTACGATCTGCACGGATCGTCGGGGATGCGTTTCGAGCCCGGTCGGGCGATCACCCTGTGCGACGGGCGCGACGTCGCGTTTCTGGCCACGGGCGAAACCGTGGTGCACGCGCGCCTCGCCGCAGCGCTGCTGGCCGAGCGGGGTATCTCGACGCGCGTGGTCGATCTGCCGACGGTGAAGCCGCTCGACGAAGCGGCCGTGCTCGCGGCCGGGCGGGAGTGTCGCGCCGTGGTCACGGTCGAGGAACACATGGTGCACGGCGGACTGGGCGAGGCGTGTGCGGCGCTGCTTCTGCAAGCGGGCGTGCGATCGGCCTTCCGAATCGTCGGTATTCAAGACGAGGATACGGTGACCGGGGCGCAGGCCGACATCTTCCGCCACTACGGTATCTCGATGGAAGGGCTGGCGGAAACCGCGCTCGCGCTGCTCGGCACCGGAGCGCAAGGCTGA
- a CDS encoding L-fucose/L-arabinose isomerase family protein encodes MKNPAPVLGVVFGNRDFFPDRLVPDAREEVSRLFGELGLEAVMLDPSVTKLGGVETFADARKCADLFKQQRERIIGVLVVLPNFGDEKGVADTLKFAGLGVPVLVQGYPDDLDKLDVVRRRDSWCGKISVCNNLRQAGIPYSLTTQHVVRPSDPSFRRDLLDFVAVCRVVRGVRGARLGAVGARPGAFNTVRYSEKILERAGVSVTTLDLSEILGAAGKLGEKDARLVDKIDEIRAYANTSLVPPPKLAQMARLGVVLDDFVAAHQLDATAIQCWTSLQANHGCNVCTSMSMMSENLLPSACEVDVTGVLTMYAMQLASGSPSALVDWNNNYGSDPDKCVLFHCGNWAKSFLPDIQVLNAPILGSTLGVENTWGALDGRTPASPLTYGRITTDDTAGTIRAYVGEGVLTNDELKTFGNRAVAHVPKLQKLMRHVCREGFEHHVVMNASRTAGVLAEAFERYLGWEVYHHEAPED; translated from the coding sequence ATGAAAAACCCTGCCCCCGTTCTCGGCGTCGTCTTCGGCAACCGGGACTTTTTCCCCGATCGTTTGGTGCCCGATGCTCGGGAAGAGGTTTCGCGTCTCTTCGGCGAACTCGGCCTCGAGGCCGTCATGCTCGACCCGAGCGTCACCAAGCTCGGCGGCGTCGAGACATTCGCCGACGCGCGCAAGTGCGCCGATCTCTTCAAGCAGCAACGCGAGCGCATCATCGGTGTGCTCGTGGTGTTGCCGAACTTCGGCGACGAGAAGGGCGTGGCCGACACGCTCAAGTTCGCCGGCCTCGGCGTACCCGTGCTCGTGCAGGGTTACCCGGACGACCTCGACAAGCTCGACGTCGTCCGCCGCCGCGACTCGTGGTGCGGCAAGATCTCCGTCTGCAACAACCTCCGACAGGCCGGCATCCCGTATTCGCTCACGACGCAACACGTCGTGCGGCCTTCCGATCCCTCGTTCCGCCGCGACCTGCTCGATTTCGTCGCCGTGTGCCGCGTCGTGCGCGGCGTGCGTGGTGCACGTCTGGGTGCGGTAGGCGCGCGACCGGGCGCGTTCAACACCGTGCGTTACTCCGAGAAGATCCTCGAGCGCGCCGGCGTTTCCGTCACCACGCTCGACCTCTCCGAGATCCTCGGCGCCGCGGGCAAACTCGGCGAGAAGGACGCTCGGCTCGTCGACAAGATCGACGAGATCCGCGCTTACGCGAACACCTCGCTCGTCCCTCCGCCCAAGCTCGCGCAGATGGCGCGTCTCGGCGTCGTGCTCGACGACTTCGTGGCCGCGCACCAACTCGACGCGACCGCCATCCAGTGCTGGACGTCGCTGCAAGCCAACCACGGCTGCAACGTCTGCACCTCGATGAGCATGATGAGCGAAAACCTCCTGCCCAGCGCGTGCGAGGTCGACGTCACCGGCGTGCTCACCATGTACGCGATGCAACTCGCTTCCGGATCGCCGAGCGCACTGGTGGATTGGAACAACAACTACGGTTCCGACCCCGACAAGTGCGTGCTCTTTCACTGCGGCAATTGGGCGAAGTCCTTCCTGCCCGACATCCAGGTGCTCAACGCGCCGATCCTCGGTTCGACCCTCGGTGTGGAAAACACGTGGGGCGCGCTCGACGGTCGCACACCCGCCTCGCCGCTCACCTACGGGCGTATCACCACGGATGATACGGCTGGAACGATCCGCGCCTACGTCGGCGAAGGCGTGCTCACCAACGACGAACTGAAGACCTTCGGCAATCGTGCCGTGGCACACGTGCCGAAGCTCCAGAAACTCATGCGGCACGTCTGCCGCGAGGGCTTCGAGCATCACGTGGTGATGAACGCTTCGCGCACCGCCGGGGTGCTCGCCGAAGCGTTCGAGCGTTATCTCGGCTGGGAGGTCTACCATCACGAGGCACCCGAGGACTGA